The sequence TTGCGATCGTCGCCCACGTCGACCATGGCAAGACGACGCTGGTCGACGCCATGCTCTGGCAGTCCGGCGCCTTCCGCGAGAACCAGGACGTCGACGACCGGGTGCTCGACTCCAACGACCTGGAGCGCGAGAAGGGGATCACCATCCTCGCGAAGAACACCGCGGTCCTGCACAACGGGCTGACCATCAACATCATCGACACTCCGGGGCACGCCGACTTCGGCGGCGAGGTCGAGCGCGGCCTGTCCATGGTGGACGGCGTCGTGCTCCTGGTGGACGCCAGCGAGGGCCCGCTCCCGCAGACCCGGTTCGTGCTGCGCAAGGCGCTCGAGGCGCGGCTGCCGGTGATCCTTGTCGTGAACAAGACCGACCGTCCCGACGCGCGCATCGACGAGGTCGTGGACGAGACCTACGAGCTCTTCATGGACCTCGACGCCGACGAGGAGCAGATCGACTTCCCGATCGTGTTCGCGTCCGGCCGCGCCGGGCGGGCCTCGCTCGACAAGCCCGCGGACGGCACGATGCCCGGCAGCGACGACCTGGAGCCGCTGTTCAAGGTCATCACCGAGACGATCCCCGCGCCGTCCTACGACCCGGACGCCCCGCTCCAGGCGCACGTGACGAACCTGGACGCCTCCAGCTACCTCGGCCGGATCGCGCTGTGCCGGGTGCACGCCGGCACGATCAAGAAGGGCCAGCAGGTCGCCTGGTGCCGGCACGACGGCAGCGTCGACCGGGTGAAGATCACCGAGCTGCTGATGACGGAGGCGCTCACCCGCAAGCCCGCGGACGACGCCGGGCCCGGCGACATCATCGCCATCGCCGGCATCCCCGACATCATGATCGGCGACACCATCGCCGATCCGGAGGACCCGCGCCCGCTGCCGCTGATCACGGTGGACGAGCCCGCGATCTCCATGACGATCGGCACCAACACCGGTCCGATGGCGGGCCGCGAGAAGGGCACCAAGGTCACCGCCCGGATGGTCAAGGACCGGCTCGAACGCGAGCTCGTCGGCAACGTGTCGATCCGGGTGCTGCCGACCGAGCGTCCCGACGCCTGGGAGGTGCAGGGCCGCGGCGAGCTCGCCCTGGCGATCCTGGTGGAGAACATGCGCCGCGAGGGCTACGAGCTGACCGTCGGCAAGCCGCAGGTCGTCACGCGGGAGATCGACGGCAAGAAGCACGAGCCGGTCGAGCGGCTCACCGTCGACATCCCCGAGGAGTACCTCGGCGCGGTCACGCAGCTGATGGCGGTCCGCAAGGGCCGCATGGAGCACATGACCAACCACGGCACCGGCTGGATCCGGATGGAGTTCCTCGTCCCGGCCCGCGCCCTGATCGGGTTCCGCACCGAGTTCATGACCGAGACGCGCGGCACCGGCATGGCCCACCACGTCTTCGAGGACTACGAGCCCTGGTTCGGCGAGCTGCGCACCCGTCCCTCGGGTTCGCTCGTGGCCGACCGGTCCGGCGCCGCCACCGCCTACGCGATCACCAACCTCCAGGAGCGCGGGACGTTCTTCGTCGGCCCGACCACCGAGGTGTACGAGGGCATGATCGTGGGGGAGAACTCCCGCGCCGACGACATGGACGTCAACATCACCAAGGAGAAGAAGCTCACGAACATGCGGTCGTCCACCGGCGACGAGCTGGAGCGGCTCACCCCGCCCCGTCTCCTGTCGCTGGAGGAGGCCCTGGAGTTCTGCCGCGAGGACGAGTGCGTCGAGGTCACCCCGACCGCCGTCCGCATCCGCAAGGTCGTCCTGGACGCCAAGGAGCGCGAGCGCACGCGCGCCCGCACCAAGCGCGCCGGCTGAGCGCCGAAGCCCAAAGGGGCGGCCCCGCGGTTCTCGGAACCGCGGGGCCGCCCCTTTGACGCGTGCTGCTCAGCTCAGCTGGACGGTGCCCGTGACATCGGCGGCCAGGCGGAGCTGGTCGCCGTCGCGGAGCGGGGCGTCCACGCCGCGGGGGAGACGCTCGCCGTTGACGAACGTCCCGTTGGTCGAGCCCTCGTCGCGCACCCACGCCGTCCCGGACGGGTCGAGCCACACCGTCGAGTGGCGCCGCGAGACGTTGTCGTACTGCGTGAACGTGGTCGCCACCGGCGACTGGCCGGCGTCCCGGCCGAGCACCAGGTGCTGGCCGACCGAGACCTTGAGCTCTCCCGTGGGGAACTGGACGCGCAGGACGGGCGTGCCCTTCTGCGGCAGCGGGCGCAGGCACGAGTCGCACTGTGCGGCGCCCGGGTTGGACAGCACCGCCTCGCAGTACGGGCACATGAACGCCGTGCTGTCGGGCGCGGGCGACCGCTGCTGGCCCTGGTTGTGCTCGTGCGGCAGCAGCGTCGCCTCGCGGCCGTGCAGCGGCTGCCCCCCGTGCTGGGGCTGGCCCCCGTGCTGGGGCTGGCCCCCGTGCTGGGGCTGGCCCCCGTGCTGGGGCTGGCCCCCATGCTGCGGCTGACCGTACTGGGGCTGCCCATGCTGCGGCTGCCCGTACTGGTGGTCGGCCGGTCCGGGCTGCGGGGCACCGTACTGGTCCTGCGGGGCGCCGTACTGCTGCTGCGGCTGCTGGTACTGGTCCTGCGGCTGCTGCTGGTAGGGGTCGGGCGCCTGCTGCTGCTGCGGTGCGCCCCACTGGTCCTGGGGCGGCTGCTGCTGCGGCGCGCCCCACGGGTCCGCGGGCGGCTGCTGCTGCGGCTGGCCGTACTGCTGCTGGCCCTGCTGCGGCTGCTGCCCGTACGGGGACTGCCCGTGCTGACCCTGCCCGTGCTGACCTTGCCCGTGCTGGTCATGGGACTGCTGCGGAGGCATGGGCGGACCCCACGCGTCCGGCTGCTGCTGCTGTTGCTGCGGCGGGCCCCACTGGTCCTGGGGCGGCTGCTGCTGCGGCGCGCCCCACGGGTCCGCGGGCGGCTGCTGCTGCGGCTGGCCGTACTGCTGCTGCCCGTGCTGGGGCTGACCGTACTGCTGCCCCTGCTGAGGCTGGCCCTGCTGGGGCTGCCCGTGCTGCGGCTGGCCGTACTGGTCCTGCGGGGCGCCGTACTGCTGGCCCCCCTGCTGCGGCCCCGGCGGCGGGGGTATCCGCTGCGGTTCGTACCCGCCCGGGCCCTGCTGGTGAGCGCCGCCACCGGCGCGTGCCAGATTGGCCCCGCAGCTCATGCAGAGCAGATCACCCGGCTGGAACGGTTCGTCACAGACCGGACAGTTCAAGGTCGCCATGACACATCCCCCGAG is a genomic window of Actinomadura citrea containing:
- a CDS encoding FHA domain-containing protein, encoding MCPYCEAVLSNPGAAQCDSCLRPLPQKGTPVLRVQFPTGELKVSVGQHLVLGRDAGQSPVATTFTQYDNVSRRHSTVWLDPSGTAWVRDEGSTNGTFVNGERLPRGVDAPLRDGDQLRLAADVTGTVQLS
- the typA gene encoding translational GTPase TypA, producing the protein MPISTRDDLRNVAIVAHVDHGKTTLVDAMLWQSGAFRENQDVDDRVLDSNDLEREKGITILAKNTAVLHNGLTINIIDTPGHADFGGEVERGLSMVDGVVLLVDASEGPLPQTRFVLRKALEARLPVILVVNKTDRPDARIDEVVDETYELFMDLDADEEQIDFPIVFASGRAGRASLDKPADGTMPGSDDLEPLFKVITETIPAPSYDPDAPLQAHVTNLDASSYLGRIALCRVHAGTIKKGQQVAWCRHDGSVDRVKITELLMTEALTRKPADDAGPGDIIAIAGIPDIMIGDTIADPEDPRPLPLITVDEPAISMTIGTNTGPMAGREKGTKVTARMVKDRLERELVGNVSIRVLPTERPDAWEVQGRGELALAILVENMRREGYELTVGKPQVVTREIDGKKHEPVERLTVDIPEEYLGAVTQLMAVRKGRMEHMTNHGTGWIRMEFLVPARALIGFRTEFMTETRGTGMAHHVFEDYEPWFGELRTRPSGSLVADRSGAATAYAITNLQERGTFFVGPTTEVYEGMIVGENSRADDMDVNITKEKKLTNMRSSTGDELERLTPPRLLSLEEALEFCREDECVEVTPTAVRIRKVVLDAKERERTRARTKRAG